The [Clostridium] celerecrescens 18A genomic sequence CGCTAGCTTCCTTAAACGCCTGTGAGAATGGCATTATACCATTCACAAGAATAAATACGATTGTATATGTTGCAAATACATTTAAAAATTAGACTATGTTTTTCATATTGCCCCCTGATTTATTTTATTATAAAAATTACCCCATGTGGTTTCGAATCTGATCACAGCTTGCTTGCGGCACGGCTGTATTATATTTAGTATAGTCAGTATAGATTGAAGTTGATAAAAAGGCAATAAAAAATTTAGTTCCACATATAACATTATGCAGATACTAGGTATAAATGATCGTATTGACAATTTCACCCAGTCCAAACGTTTCAAGTCAATCGGATATTCTCACTCCGCTTTTAGCTATGAGGTTAGTCTAATTTGACTATTTCACTTATTCATGCTAAGGTTAATGAAACAGCTCCGAATATCTTTCTGATAGTGGGGGAACCAATCTCAGGGGTGAATCTTAGTTTTAAGAGGGGCAACTTGGGAGCCCTAATCCGTCAGCTAATCCCATAGGAGTATACCAAGCGAATGACGAAGCTCAATATGAGTTAGTTTATCCGCTTTTTTGATGTGCCAAAATATACCAACAAGGAGGTCTTGTAGTAATAGGGTATTGATATATGCAAAAAGCGTTAAACGTATGTCATAAGGTTTAATATTATGATGTGGAGGAACAAAATTGAATTTTCTATTGAAAATCAGTATTGTAATATTTGTTGGAATTATAGGCGGGAAAGCAGCCAGAGTCTTTAAGCTTCCCAATGTATCCGGTTATCTGGTAGCAGGATTGTTTTTAGGGCCATCTTTTTTACAATTTATTAGTTCAAGTGACATGGAATCGTTTTCTGTAATTAATGAATTGGCTTTAGCAGTGATTGCCTTCAGTATAGGTAATGAATTTGTCATTAAAGATATGCTGAAATTAGGGAAATCCATCGTAATTATTACTTTGGCAGAGGTCGTTGGAGCCATTGTTATTGTTTTTACTGTTATGTATTATTTATTAAATCAGCCTTTTACCTTTTGCATTGTAATTGCATCAATGTCAGCTGCAACGGCACCAGCCGCAACTTTATTAGTAATAAGACAGTATAACGCTCATGGACCATTAACAAAAACAATATTACCTGTAGTTGCTTTAGATGATGTGTTTGGAATAATAGCTTTTGGAATTGCAATGTCTTTAGCAACACTATCGACAGGTCAACAGGATTTTTCCATAGTACAAATGTTTCATGGACTGGTTATTGAGATAGGAGGCTCTGTTTTACTTGGTTTGGTTCTGGGGATTATTCTAACTATTTTTGCAAAGAAATCAAGTGGCCGTGACGAGCTTCAGGCAGCATCGCTTATGGCAATTGGAATTGCAACAGGAATATCTATTAGTTTAGGACTATCCCCTTTATTAACGTGTATCATGATGGGAACCACCGTGGTAAATACATTAAAAAAGTCGAAGAGAGTTTTTGACTCAGTCAATGATTTTGCATCACCAGTTTACATTTTATTTTTTACATTAGCTGGTGCCAGCCTGGATATAAGTATTTTAGTTAGCGTAGGAATTGTGGGGGTCGCTTATGTAATTGCAAGGGCCGGTGGAAAAATGCTGGGTGCATGGATCGGTGCGAAAACTGTGAAAGCCGATCCTAATATTACAAAATACCTCGGTTTGGGATTACTCCCTCAAGGCGGTATATCCATTGGTCTTCTTGTGCTGGTACGTCAGCAATTACCGGAATATGCCGTTGCTATTGGTACCATTATCATGTTTAGCGTATTGATTTATGAAGTAACAGGACCTATATTTGCTAAGCTGGCGATACAAAAGGCTGGTGAAATTGATCAATTGGAGAATAAAGAAGAAAAACATAATCACAAGAATAATGTTGTTCATATTTCTCAGTCATATGATTAATCTAAGTATAAATATTAAAATTGGGGGTGGAATTATGTATGTTCTATTTATTGTTTTAAATGCAGTTGACAGTCTGGATGATATTTTATCCGGATTTGTAAGGGAAGGAATTAGTGGAGCAACCATATTGGACAGCCAGGGTATGGGAAGTGCTATTGTGAATAATGAGAATAGGAGTGCCCCATTATTCAGCGCCTTACATATGCTTCTAAGTGATTCGCATCCTTATAGTAAAACAATTTTTACCGTTCTTGAAAACGAAAGTTTATTAGATAAAGCGGTAGCAGTTGTTCGGGAAGCAGTTGACGGTATATCAGGTATTGGGGGAGGATTTATGTTTACAGTTCCCATCGGTAAAGTTTATCAGATGAATCGATAATCTAATCGCTGTAGGAGTTGTACTCGTAGGACCATACTTGTTGAATGTTACAGTACCTTCCGAAATGTACAAGCCATGACTAAAATATCATATTTTACAGGGGTGTTGCAGAGCAAATACATTGTTCTGCAGCACCTTTTTTACGTTACAAATAACCGTCAGGAGGTATTTAATATTCGCATTCGAAGATTTAAGCTATAAAATTGGAAATGCGTACATATTATAAATTGAATATTATGCTGAAGTATAGTGCATGATATTTTTGATGAGAGGTATAATATGTGGAATGAGAAAATGAAAGTACGATCCAAAAGAGGAATTAAAGGAAATACAATAATTGTTATTGCTTCCGTTATACTGATATATTTACTTGTATCTTTATACTTTATAAATCATTTCTATATTTCCACTGTAATAAATGGAGTAAATGTTTCGTTAAAAGCGAATGATGATGTGGATCGGCTAATGGGGAACTACGTAAAAGACTATAAGCTGCAACTAATAGAAAGAAACGGGGAAGTCGAATATATAACCGGGCGTGAGGTTGGATTGGAATACAGAGGAGAAGATAATATTAAAAATCTTCTCCATAAGCAGAATTCTCTTAAATGGATCGTTTCATTATTTAAGGATCAAAAACTATATTCGAGTGATTTATTTACTTATAATAAAAAAGCCCTGGAAAATAAAATAAGCGAATTAAACTGTTTAAATAACAATCTGATAGAACCACAAAATGTGGGTTTTAAATATTCTAACGGTTCCTATGAACTCGTGGAAGAAGTGTATGGTAATAAAATAAGGAAAGATAATTTAGTGAAATCAATTCAGTCGGGTATTTTAATGGGAGAGACTAAATTAGATTTAAATGAAAGACTTTGTTATGAAAATCCCCAATATACCTTAACCTCAGCTAAAACTCATAAAACCAGAAACATTTTAAATAAGTACGTATCAACCAGTATTACCTTTACATTTGGTACCAAAAAGGAAATACTAGATGGGAATATGATACATAAATGGTTACATGTAGATGATAATCTGGATGTGGAAATAAACAAGTCCTCTGTTGCGAAGTATGTGAATGGATTGAGCAAAAAATATGACACTGTCGGAATCACAAGAAACTTCCAGTCATCGGTTGGGAAAGTAGTAGAAGTAAAAGGTGGACTTTATGGTTGGAAAATTAATCAGGATGCAGAAACTAAGGAACTACTGAAAAATATAAGCCATGGGCTGATACTTACCAAGGAACCTGTTTATACACAAAAAGCTTTGTCCCGAGATGAGAATGAGATAGGCAATACCTATGTAGAAATTAACATTACCAGGCAGCATATATGGTATTATAAAGATGGGAAGTTAATTATCCATGGCCCAGTGGTAACAGGGAATCCTAACAGAGGATATTCAACTGTGGTTGGAGCCTACATGCTTAACTATAAGCAAAGAGATACAGTCTTAACTGGGCCTGGTTATGCGGCGGGTGTGAAGTACTGGATGCCTTTTTACGGGAATATTGGAGTTCATGATGCGAGTTGGAGGCATTCCTTTGGAGGTGAGATATACAAAAGAAATGGCACGCATGGATGTGTAAATGCTCCCTTATATTTAGCAAAAACGATTTTTGAACATATAGAAGAAGGGATTCCTATTATCTCCTATGAAGAATAGCAAAAGAAGTTTAATTTGTACCTAGATGTGAGATTTTATTAAGAAAGAACGCTCTTAACAGGGCGTTCTTCAGGCTGCATACAAAGTACATTATATGTTTTAAGATTTTCCATCTGTATTATCAGCATGATCAGAGGAGGTATTTGAGGAGGATTTATCGTTTGCAGATGAACTACAGAT encodes the following:
- a CDS encoding cation:proton antiporter — protein: MNFLLKISIVIFVGIIGGKAARVFKLPNVSGYLVAGLFLGPSFLQFISSSDMESFSVINELALAVIAFSIGNEFVIKDMLKLGKSIVIITLAEVVGAIVIVFTVMYYLLNQPFTFCIVIASMSAATAPAATLLVIRQYNAHGPLTKTILPVVALDDVFGIIAFGIAMSLATLSTGQQDFSIVQMFHGLVIEIGGSVLLGLVLGIILTIFAKKSSGRDELQAASLMAIGIATGISISLGLSPLLTCIMMGTTVVNTLKKSKRVFDSVNDFASPVYILFFTLAGASLDISILVSVGIVGVAYVIARAGGKMLGAWIGAKTVKADPNITKYLGLGLLPQGGISIGLLVLVRQQLPEYAVAIGTIIMFSVLIYEVTGPIFAKLAIQKAGEIDQLENKEEKHNHKNNVVHISQSYD
- a CDS encoding L,D-transpeptidase family protein — encoded protein: MWNEKMKVRSKRGIKGNTIIVIASVILIYLLVSLYFINHFYISTVINGVNVSLKANDDVDRLMGNYVKDYKLQLIERNGEVEYITGREVGLEYRGEDNIKNLLHKQNSLKWIVSLFKDQKLYSSDLFTYNKKALENKISELNCLNNNLIEPQNVGFKYSNGSYELVEEVYGNKIRKDNLVKSIQSGILMGETKLDLNERLCYENPQYTLTSAKTHKTRNILNKYVSTSITFTFGTKKEILDGNMIHKWLHVDDNLDVEINKSSVAKYVNGLSKKYDTVGITRNFQSSVGKVVEVKGGLYGWKINQDAETKELLKNISHGLILTKEPVYTQKALSRDENEIGNTYVEINITRQHIWYYKDGKLIIHGPVVTGNPNRGYSTVVGAYMLNYKQRDTVLTGPGYAAGVKYWMPFYGNIGVHDASWRHSFGGEIYKRNGTHGCVNAPLYLAKTIFEHIEEGIPIISYEE